One genomic segment of Tursiops truncatus isolate mTurTru1 chromosome 4, mTurTru1.mat.Y, whole genome shotgun sequence includes these proteins:
- the ATP5PO gene encoding ATP synthase peripheral stalk subunit OSCP, mitochondrial: MAAPVVSGLSLQVRCFSTSVVRPFAKLVRPPVQVYGIEGRYATALYSAASKQNKLEQVEKELLRVAQILKEPKMAASVMNPYVKRSIKMKSLNDMTAKEKFSPLTSNLISLLAENGRLNNTAGVISAFSTMMSVHRGEVSCTVTTASPLDEATLTELKTVLKSFLSKGQILKLEVKIDPSIMGGMIVRIGEKYVDMSAKTKIQKLSKVMRESL; this comes from the exons ATGGCCGCCCCGGTAGTGTCTGGGCTCTCCCTGCAG gTGCGATGCTTCAGTACATCTGTGGTCAGGCCGTTTGCCAAGCTTGTGAGG CCACCTGTTCAGGTATACGGTATCGAAGGTCGCTATGCCACTGCTCTTTATTCTGCTGCATCTAAACAGAATAAACTGGAACAAGTAGAAAAGGAATTGTTGAGAGTAGCA CAAATCTTGAAGGAACCCAAAATGGCTGCTTCTGTCATGAATCCCTATGTAAAGCgttccattaaaatgaaaagccTAAATGACATGACAGCAAAAGAGAAGTTTTCTCCCCTCACGTCCAACCTGATCA GTTTGCTTGCTGAAAATGGTCGCTTGAACAATACCGCTGGGGTCATTTCTGCCTTTTCCACCATGATGAGTGTCCACCGGGGAGAAGTGTCTTGCACAGTTACCACCGCATCT CCTTTAGATGAAGCCACTCTTACCGAATTAAAAACAGTCCTGAAGAGCTTCCTAAGTAAAGGCCAAATATTGAAATTGGAAGTCAAG ATTGATCCATCAATCATGGGTGGAATGATTGTCCGTATTGGAGAGAAATATGTTGATATGTCTGCAAAAACCAAGATTCAGAAGCTGAGCAAAGTGATGCGGGAGAGTCTCTAA